From the genome of Mixophyes fleayi isolate aMixFle1 chromosome 2, aMixFle1.hap1, whole genome shotgun sequence, one region includes:
- the LSM10 gene encoding U7 snRNA-associated Sm-like protein LSm10 → MEVSHSVKERTIAENSLVILLQGLNGHVTTIDLRNESSATGAIVNVDAFMNIRLAKVTYTDRHGKMAKLDDLFVTGRNVRYVHIPDEVDIIQTIEEQLKKIQSVRGFGGKGRKEFTLRKGK, encoded by the coding sequence ATGGAAGTAAGCCATTCGGTGAAGGAGAGAACAATTGCTGAAAATAGCCTAGTCATCCTTTTGCAGGGGCTGAATGGACATGTCACTACTATTGACTTGCGGAATGAAAGCTCTGCCACAGGTGCTATTGTCAATGTAGATGCTTTCATGAATATACGTCTGGCAAAGGTCACCTATACAGATCGACATGGGAAGATGGCTAAACTGGATGACTTGTTTGTTACGGGACGCAATGTGCGTTATGTACATATACCAGATGAAGTGGACATCATCCAGACTATCGAAGAACAGTTGAAGAAGATCCAAAGTGTTCGGGGATTTGGtggaaagggaagaaaagagtttACATTAAGGAAGGGCAAGTGA